The following are encoded in a window of Nakamurella sp. A5-74 genomic DNA:
- a CDS encoding DUF485 domain-containing protein has translation MATPLDKHPSADTVPPDTPDWEALQASPEFARLRKAVRGFAFPMTAAFLAWYLLYVLLADYAHDFMGTKVFGNVNLGFVLGLLQFITTFAIAILYSRYAGRKMDPLADELRAQIEGAGR, from the coding sequence ATGGCCACCCCCCTCGACAAACACCCATCGGCGGACACGGTGCCCCCCGACACGCCTGACTGGGAAGCGCTGCAGGCTTCGCCCGAGTTCGCTCGGCTGCGGAAGGCCGTGCGCGGCTTCGCCTTCCCGATGACGGCAGCCTTCCTGGCCTGGTACCTGCTGTACGTGCTGCTCGCCGACTACGCCCACGACTTCATGGGCACGAAGGTGTTCGGCAACGTCAACCTCGGATTCGTGTTGGGGCTGCTGCAGTTCATCACCACGTTCGCCATTGCCATCCTGTACTCGCGGTACGCCGGCCGGAAGATGGATCCGCTCGCTGACGAACTCCGCGCCCAGATCGAGGGAGCAGGACGATGA
- the thyX gene encoding FAD-dependent thymidylate synthase: MSTALRVTLIGSSGFVAPQHVRFDHAHTDGQALIEFAGRSIYRSFDRPRSETADTGDFLEHLISVGHLAALEHASATLYVQHVSQAAAGELLRHRHLSISQLSPRTPVRDVVEPPEIAADPVLHLRFGEAIDALAVAHDELFAALGGEADRATGPTRGAQTADLAHKQARQAAAALLPRASATDLVVTANHRAWRHVIAVRATDAADREIRAIAVAVLEVLTKLAPHLYGDFRISTLPDGSRTAASPFTGNA, encoded by the coding sequence ATGAGTACTGCACTGCGGGTCACGTTGATCGGTTCCTCCGGATTCGTTGCACCCCAGCATGTTCGGTTCGATCATGCACACACGGACGGTCAAGCGCTGATCGAGTTCGCCGGCCGGTCGATCTATCGCTCGTTCGACCGTCCACGGTCGGAGACCGCTGACACCGGCGACTTCCTCGAGCACCTGATCTCCGTCGGGCATCTGGCTGCGCTCGAGCATGCGAGCGCGACCCTGTACGTCCAACACGTCTCGCAGGCAGCGGCCGGTGAGCTGCTGCGGCATCGGCACCTGTCGATCTCCCAGCTCTCACCGCGGACCCCGGTCCGGGACGTGGTGGAGCCGCCCGAGATCGCCGCGGATCCCGTGCTGCACCTGCGGTTCGGCGAAGCGATCGATGCGCTCGCGGTGGCCCATGACGAGCTGTTCGCTGCCCTGGGTGGCGAGGCAGATCGGGCGACCGGGCCTACCCGCGGCGCGCAGACAGCGGATCTCGCGCACAAGCAGGCCCGCCAGGCGGCCGCCGCTCTGCTGCCCCGGGCGTCGGCCACGGATCTGGTGGTCACCGCCAACCATCGCGCCTGGCGGCACGTGATCGCCGTGCGCGCCACCGATGCCGCCGACCGGGAGATCCGCGCCATCGCGGTGGCTGTCCTGGAGGTGCTCACGAAGCTTGCTCCGCACCTGTACGGAGACTTCAGGATCAGCACCCTGCCGGACGGATCGCGCACCGCGGCGTCGCCGTTCACCGGGAACGCCTGA
- a CDS encoding DUF4097 family beta strand repeat-containing protein, which translates to MHTYLTPDPVIVEIRNAAGHVTVDLTESVTTSTVTVEQIPGAGGLLGDLVAGFRRDSSRADVGRSGHDPVDDVRVDLRMVDSGGGVLIVDTDPARSGWKTSFAVTVTAPLGSGVRVQAQSADVRIDGRADRLDVRSASGDVTVGTIERGSLVQTASGSIRVGEHGADAEFRTASGDVTIGRSGGSVSVHATSGDVRVAEPLSDVFVRNVSGDVEIGSFLDGVIEATSVSGDVSIGLLPGALAKIDLRTVSGGVRNDFEVESDQPDPAAGDAADPQRRISLTCRTTSGDIRLRRIATGSAWVTS; encoded by the coding sequence ATGCACACCTACCTCACCCCCGACCCGGTCATCGTCGAGATCCGCAATGCCGCCGGTCACGTGACCGTCGACCTGACCGAGTCCGTCACCACCTCCACCGTCACCGTCGAGCAGATCCCCGGGGCCGGTGGCCTGCTGGGTGACCTGGTCGCCGGGTTCCGTCGTGACTCCAGCCGCGCGGATGTCGGCCGCAGCGGTCACGACCCGGTGGACGACGTCCGCGTCGATCTGCGCATGGTCGACTCCGGAGGAGGCGTCCTCATCGTGGACACCGACCCGGCCCGATCCGGCTGGAAGACCAGCTTCGCCGTCACCGTCACCGCTCCGCTGGGATCCGGGGTCCGGGTGCAGGCACAGTCCGCCGATGTGCGGATCGATGGTCGCGCCGACCGACTCGACGTCCGCTCGGCCTCCGGCGACGTCACCGTGGGCACCATCGAACGCGGCTCGCTCGTGCAGACCGCGTCCGGCAGCATCCGGGTCGGCGAGCACGGTGCGGACGCCGAGTTCCGGACCGCCTCGGGCGACGTCACCATCGGCCGCTCCGGAGGGTCGGTCAGCGTGCACGCCACTTCGGGAGATGTCCGGGTGGCAGAACCATTGTCGGATGTCTTCGTCCGCAACGTCTCCGGTGATGTCGAGATCGGTTCGTTTCTCGACGGCGTGATCGAGGCGACCTCCGTCTCCGGCGATGTCAGCATCGGCCTTCTTCCCGGCGCGCTGGCGAAGATCGATCTGCGCACAGTGTCCGGCGGGGTGCGCAACGACTTCGAGGTCGAGTCCGACCAGCCCGACCCGGCGGCCGGAGATGCCGCAGATCCGCAGCGCCGGATCTCGCTGACCTGTCGCACCACCTCCGGGGACATCCGACTGCGCCGGATCGCGACCGGCTCCGCGTGGGTCACGAGCTGA
- a CDS encoding cation acetate symporter produces MSTTAAPEIAAAAAATGGNHQVLTITLFAVFVAITLGITIWASRQNRTAADFYAGGRQFTGMQNGLAIGGDYMSAASFLGIAGLIALNGYDGFLYSIGFLVAWLLALLLVAELMRNTGKFTMADVLSFRMRQRPVRSAAALSTVIVSIFYLLAQMVGAGELVSLLLNITSSTAKNLVIVLVGLLMIIYVVFGGMKGTTWVQIVKAVMLMVGAAVMTIWVLAKFGFNISSLLGAAADASGKGDAFIQPGVKYGATGISRLDFVSLGVALVLGTAGLPHILIRFYTVPDSKTARKSVQWAIGLIGVFYLMTLVLGFGAAALVGSAAISAQSAGGNTAAPQLAEALGGVGTGLGAAMLAIIAAVAFATILAVVAGLTLASSSSIAHDFYANVIKRGKTNDAAEVRVGRWAAVIIGAVSIALAIPAQKLNVAFLVAIAFCFAASANLPAILLSLFWKRFNTRGATWGIYGGLASTFVLLIFGPNVSGGAISAKTGLRASLVASPDIDFHWFPLANPGLVSIPLGFLFAIVGTLTSREWDKAKWAEMEVRSLTGAHAEKAAGH; encoded by the coding sequence ATGAGCACGACCGCAGCGCCCGAGATCGCCGCAGCAGCGGCGGCCACCGGCGGCAACCACCAGGTCCTGACGATCACGTTGTTCGCCGTGTTCGTCGCGATCACCCTCGGCATCACCATCTGGGCCAGCCGGCAGAACCGCACGGCTGCCGACTTCTACGCCGGTGGCCGCCAGTTCACCGGCATGCAGAACGGTCTCGCGATCGGCGGCGACTACATGTCGGCCGCATCGTTCCTCGGTATCGCGGGTCTCATCGCGTTGAACGGCTACGACGGTTTCCTCTACTCCATCGGTTTCCTGGTGGCCTGGTTGCTCGCGTTGCTGCTCGTTGCAGAACTGATGCGTAACACCGGCAAATTCACGATGGCCGACGTGCTGAGCTTCCGGATGCGCCAGCGACCGGTGCGCTCGGCGGCAGCCCTCTCGACGGTGATCGTGTCGATCTTCTACTTGCTGGCCCAGATGGTCGGCGCCGGCGAGTTGGTCTCGTTGCTGCTCAACATCACCTCGTCGACGGCGAAGAACCTGGTCATCGTGCTGGTCGGTCTGCTGATGATCATCTACGTCGTGTTCGGCGGCATGAAGGGCACCACCTGGGTGCAGATCGTCAAGGCAGTGATGCTGATGGTCGGCGCCGCGGTGATGACGATCTGGGTGCTGGCCAAGTTCGGGTTCAACATCTCGTCGCTGCTCGGTGCCGCCGCCGACGCCTCCGGCAAGGGTGATGCGTTCATCCAACCGGGCGTCAAGTACGGAGCCACCGGGATCTCCCGACTGGACTTCGTCTCGCTCGGCGTTGCACTCGTCCTCGGCACTGCCGGCCTGCCGCACATCCTCATCCGCTTCTACACCGTGCCCGACAGCAAGACGGCGCGGAAGTCCGTGCAGTGGGCGATCGGATTGATCGGCGTCTTCTACCTGATGACCCTGGTGCTCGGCTTCGGTGCGGCCGCGCTCGTCGGCTCGGCCGCGATCAGTGCCCAGAGCGCCGGCGGCAACACCGCCGCGCCGCAACTGGCCGAGGCCCTGGGCGGCGTCGGGACGGGGCTCGGGGCGGCGATGCTGGCTATCATCGCGGCGGTCGCCTTCGCCACGATCCTGGCGGTGGTGGCCGGGTTGACCCTGGCGTCGTCGTCGTCGATCGCGCACGACTTCTACGCCAATGTCATCAAGCGAGGCAAGACCAATGATGCTGCCGAAGTGCGGGTCGGTCGGTGGGCCGCGGTGATCATCGGTGCGGTGTCGATCGCCCTGGCGATCCCGGCGCAGAAGCTGAACGTCGCCTTCCTGGTGGCGATCGCCTTCTGCTTCGCGGCCTCCGCGAACCTGCCGGCGATCCTGTTGTCGCTGTTCTGGAAGCGGTTCAACACCCGCGGAGCGACGTGGGGGATCTACGGCGGGTTGGCATCCACCTTCGTGCTGCTGATCTTCGGGCCCAACGTGTCCGGTGGCGCGATCAGCGCCAAGACCGGTCTGCGTGCGAGCCTGGTGGCATCACCGGACATCGACTTCCACTGGTTCCCGTTGGCCAACCCCGGCCTGGTGTCCATTCCGCTGGGATTCCTGTTCGCGATCGTCGGCACCCTGACGTCGCGCGAGTGGGACAAGGCGAAGTGGGCCGAGATGGAGGTCCGGTCACTGACCGGTGCCCACGCGGAGAAGGCGGCGGGGCACTGA
- a CDS encoding gamma-glutamyltransferase, producing MSRSASAPLLPGVAAGHPATAEAGREVLRAGGSAADAVGAMILAGSVAETIFSGLGGGGFATLYDADSREVSCLDFFVAVPGLGGAARQPGRAIEVAFGGIAVPYEVGGSTVAVPGTPSGVAELHRRAGRLEWASVVAPAEKLAANGTQFPAQHASMLVEVAPAMLLGDGIAAYSDLATGRLLGTGETLLHPGLADTLARYREQGVAALMDGEFAETLVREVQADGGALSMEDLAAYRVRELPTASVQMGTGRVRCRTDDLDGLAATIGRLDASRVTAGEPHRSLALVEALRGPAVRSETTSVAAVDAQGNACAATHSLGLGSGIWVGGVHANSMLGEGELLRGELVPGQRMGSMMTPLVVTDPDGALMMVLGAAGGSRIRHALVQVLSGVLLEDRELPSAVAAPRLSAAADLVHLEPGVDPSVLPALQDAGLPVFQWPEQRPYFGGVAGVGPGGPAADRRRGGAALLA from the coding sequence GTGAGCAGATCAGCCTCGGCCCCCCTGCTGCCCGGCGTCGCCGCCGGGCATCCGGCCACCGCCGAGGCAGGCCGAGAGGTCCTCCGGGCAGGTGGTAGCGCGGCCGATGCCGTGGGAGCGATGATCCTGGCCGGTTCCGTTGCGGAGACCATCTTCTCCGGGCTCGGTGGGGGTGGGTTCGCGACCCTCTACGACGCGGACTCCCGCGAGGTCAGCTGCCTGGACTTCTTCGTCGCCGTGCCCGGACTGGGTGGCGCGGCGCGGCAGCCTGGGCGTGCCATCGAGGTCGCCTTCGGGGGAATCGCGGTGCCCTACGAGGTCGGGGGATCCACGGTCGCCGTGCCAGGAACTCCGTCCGGCGTGGCGGAGCTGCACCGGCGTGCCGGTCGACTCGAGTGGGCGTCCGTGGTTGCTCCTGCGGAGAAGCTCGCCGCGAACGGCACCCAGTTTCCCGCCCAGCACGCGTCGATGCTGGTCGAGGTCGCCCCGGCGATGCTGCTCGGCGACGGCATCGCGGCGTACTCGGACCTCGCGACCGGTCGGCTGCTGGGCACCGGTGAGACGCTGCTGCATCCGGGCCTCGCGGACACCCTGGCGCGGTATCGCGAGCAGGGTGTTGCGGCTCTGATGGACGGCGAGTTCGCCGAGACGCTCGTGCGCGAAGTCCAGGCTGACGGTGGCGCACTGTCGATGGAGGACCTCGCCGCCTACCGGGTGCGCGAGCTGCCGACGGCTTCGGTGCAGATGGGTACCGGCCGGGTCCGGTGCCGGACCGACGATCTCGACGGACTCGCTGCGACCATCGGACGACTCGACGCATCGCGCGTGACAGCCGGCGAACCGCACCGCAGCCTCGCACTCGTCGAGGCCCTGCGCGGGCCGGCGGTCCGCTCCGAGACCACCTCCGTCGCTGCCGTCGACGCACAGGGCAATGCCTGCGCTGCAACACATTCACTCGGGCTCGGCAGCGGGATCTGGGTGGGCGGGGTGCACGCCAACTCAATGCTCGGTGAAGGGGAACTGTTGCGGGGGGAACTCGTACCCGGACAACGTATGGGGTCGATGATGACTCCGCTCGTGGTCACGGATCCGGACGGGGCCCTGATGATGGTGCTCGGCGCCGCCGGTGGATCGCGGATCCGGCACGCCCTGGTGCAGGTCCTGAGTGGGGTGCTGCTGGAGGATCGCGAGCTGCCGTCCGCGGTGGCCGCGCCCCGGCTGTCTGCCGCCGCCGATCTCGTCCACCTGGAACCGGGTGTCGATCCGTCCGTGCTGCCGGCCCTGCAGGATGCCGGTCTGCCGGTGTTCCAGTGGCCGGAACAGCGACCCTACTTCGGTGGGGTGGCCGGCGTCGGCCCAGGTGGTCCGGCGGCGGATCGACGACGCGGGGGAGCGGCCCTGCTGGCGTGA
- a CDS encoding DeoR/GlpR family DNA-binding transcription regulator, with protein MGPHDRWTALLDILGRDGRLDVGEAAGELNVSAATIRRDLDHLAGQQLLTRTRGGAAQASVAYDLPLRYKSGRNIEQKARIGAATVALIRPGSVVAINGGTTTSEVARALVTVPATPSMDAGGQVFTVVTNALNIANDLAVRRTIKLVVTGGVARPSSYELIGPLAEPGLSKLHLDYTVLGVDGFDLTVGATAHHEGEAAVNAMMVAQASSVIVVADATKLGERSFAVICAASEVTTLVTDDAADPKIVDAFREAGVEVILA; from the coding sequence ATGGGACCGCACGACCGTTGGACGGCGCTGCTGGACATCCTTGGCCGCGATGGCCGCCTCGACGTCGGTGAGGCCGCCGGCGAACTGAACGTCTCCGCGGCCACGATCCGCCGTGACCTCGACCATCTCGCCGGTCAGCAGCTGCTCACCAGGACCAGAGGTGGTGCCGCGCAGGCGAGCGTCGCCTACGACCTACCGCTGCGGTACAAGAGCGGCCGCAACATCGAGCAGAAGGCCCGGATCGGTGCCGCCACCGTTGCCCTGATCCGGCCTGGTTCGGTGGTGGCGATCAACGGCGGGACCACGACGTCCGAGGTGGCGCGTGCGCTGGTGACGGTGCCTGCCACGCCCTCGATGGACGCCGGTGGGCAGGTGTTCACCGTCGTCACCAACGCGCTCAACATCGCCAACGATCTCGCCGTCCGCCGGACGATCAAGCTGGTCGTCACCGGCGGCGTCGCACGTCCCAGCAGTTATGAGCTGATCGGGCCCCTCGCGGAACCGGGTCTGTCGAAGCTGCACCTCGACTACACCGTGTTGGGCGTGGACGGTTTCGACCTGACGGTCGGCGCCACCGCGCACCACGAGGGCGAGGCCGCAGTCAACGCGATGATGGTCGCCCAGGCGTCCTCGGTGATCGTCGTCGCCGATGCGACCAAGCTCGGCGAACGTTCCTTCGCGGTGATCTGCGCGGCCTCGGAGGTCACCACCCTGGTGACGGACGACGCGGCCGACCCGAAGATCGTCGACGCCTTCCGTGAGGCGGGCGTCGAGGTCATCCTCGCCTGA
- a CDS encoding crosslink repair DNA glycosylase YcaQ family protein encodes MSPSTAAAPPALTITAAQARRTAIAAQGLHRRRTGTSPHRGTFAKLVDRIGVLQIDSVNVLARAHYLPAFSRLGAYRPELLDDIAWPKRNKDRVLLESWAHVASLVELDLEPALRFRQQAMRERWRPRDLIDANPGLLERIVEVIDEQGPISAGGIEKVLDAPGRGRPGWWEWSATKRISEYLFLSGVTSVAGRRSFERLYDLRERVVPQHIRELAAPEPDDARRTLVQRAIRHHGIGTAGDIADYYRLGVADTQRALADLIESGTVLPVAVSGWKDRVYLDAEAAMPRKVDGRALLCPFDPLIWHRPRTERLFGLHYRIEIYTPEPLRKYGYYVFPLLVGDEFVGRFDLKADRADGTLLVQASWCEPGADPQVACEAAVVELAEMARWLGLPRIVVKDRGDLARRLQGVVRTLSG; translated from the coding sequence GTGAGTCCTTCGACTGCTGCCGCGCCTCCTGCCCTGACCATCACCGCTGCCCAGGCGCGGCGCACGGCGATCGCGGCCCAGGGTCTGCACCGTCGACGCACGGGGACGTCGCCGCATCGCGGGACCTTCGCCAAGCTCGTCGACCGGATCGGCGTACTGCAGATCGACTCCGTCAACGTGCTGGCCCGCGCGCACTATCTGCCGGCCTTCAGTCGACTGGGCGCCTACCGCCCCGAGCTGCTGGACGACATCGCCTGGCCGAAGCGGAACAAGGACCGTGTCCTGCTCGAGTCGTGGGCGCATGTCGCCTCGCTCGTGGAGCTGGATCTGGAACCCGCGCTGCGCTTCCGTCAGCAGGCGATGCGGGAGCGGTGGCGGCCGCGCGATCTCATCGACGCCAACCCGGGCCTGCTGGAACGCATCGTCGAGGTCATCGACGAGCAGGGACCGATCTCCGCCGGTGGCATCGAGAAGGTGCTCGACGCCCCGGGACGCGGGCGACCGGGATGGTGGGAGTGGTCAGCCACGAAGCGCATCAGTGAGTACTTGTTCCTGAGCGGCGTCACCTCGGTGGCCGGACGTCGCTCCTTCGAGCGGCTGTACGACCTGCGCGAACGCGTTGTCCCGCAGCACATCAGAGAGCTGGCGGCACCGGAGCCGGACGACGCCAGGCGGACACTGGTGCAAAGGGCGATCCGGCACCACGGTATCGGGACCGCCGGTGACATCGCCGACTACTACCGGCTGGGGGTCGCCGACACCCAGCGAGCGTTGGCCGATCTCATCGAGTCGGGCACGGTGCTGCCCGTTGCCGTCAGCGGCTGGAAGGATCGGGTCTACCTCGATGCCGAGGCAGCCATGCCGCGCAAGGTCGACGGCCGCGCTCTACTGTGTCCGTTCGATCCGCTGATCTGGCACAGACCGCGCACCGAGCGGTTGTTCGGGCTGCACTACCGGATCGAGATCTACACCCCGGAACCGCTGCGGAAGTACGGCTACTACGTCTTCCCGCTGCTGGTCGGCGACGAGTTCGTCGGGCGATTCGATCTCAAGGCGGACCGCGCCGACGGCACGCTGCTGGTGCAGGCCAGCTGGTGTGAGCCGGGCGCCGACCCGCAGGTGGCCTGCGAGGCCGCCGTCGTCGAACTGGCCGAGATGGCGCGCTGGCTCGGCCTGCCGCGGATCGTGGTCAAGGATCGCGGCGACCTGGCCCGGCGGTTGCAGGGGGTGGTCCGTACGCTCTCCGGGTGA
- a CDS encoding class I SAM-dependent methyltransferase, with protein sequence MHPRPPDPVAEPDAADRLILDHARELLGSVGSVAVIGDPVTDLVLGLDGQREVRVHQDLLRDERDLAVRCEHLGIDGVTAHPLGPTLVDGVELVLLRLPKSLDRLRDVAGLIAAHAAPGVVVVAGGRIKHMTTAMNDVLREFFGRVDVTHARQKSRALIATGPHDGADPLPRSRIHPLPGIGDVTVCAMGGVFAGTGIDIGTRFLLENLPERIEGDGMVDLGCGSGVVAAVLALQHPDRTVIACDQSAAATRSTLATAAANDVLDRMDVRRDDALSLLADDSVSFVALNPPFHEGSSVDEQIAPRLFADAARALRPGGELWTVWNSHLDNRAQLDRLVGSTRQVARNAKFTITSSRARPGK encoded by the coding sequence ATGCATCCACGGCCGCCCGATCCCGTCGCCGAACCGGATGCGGCCGACCGGCTGATCCTCGACCACGCCCGTGAACTGCTCGGCAGCGTCGGGTCCGTTGCCGTGATCGGGGATCCGGTGACGGACCTGGTGCTGGGCCTGGACGGGCAGCGGGAGGTGCGGGTCCACCAGGACCTGCTGCGGGACGAGCGTGACCTTGCTGTCCGGTGCGAGCATCTCGGCATCGACGGCGTGACCGCGCACCCACTGGGTCCGACGCTGGTCGACGGAGTCGAGCTGGTCCTGCTCCGCTTGCCGAAGAGTCTGGACCGGCTGCGCGACGTCGCCGGTCTGATCGCCGCCCACGCTGCGCCCGGCGTGGTGGTCGTCGCCGGGGGTCGGATCAAGCACATGACGACGGCGATGAACGACGTACTGCGGGAGTTCTTCGGCCGGGTCGACGTCACCCATGCCCGTCAGAAGTCGAGGGCGCTGATCGCGACCGGCCCGCACGACGGTGCAGATCCATTGCCGCGCAGCAGGATCCACCCACTGCCAGGGATCGGTGACGTCACCGTCTGCGCGATGGGCGGCGTGTTCGCCGGTACCGGCATCGACATCGGTACCCGGTTCCTGCTGGAGAACCTGCCGGAGCGGATCGAGGGCGACGGCATGGTCGACCTGGGGTGCGGCAGCGGCGTGGTCGCCGCCGTCCTGGCACTGCAGCATCCGGACCGAACCGTGATTGCCTGCGACCAGTCGGCGGCCGCGACGCGGTCCACCCTGGCCACCGCAGCAGCGAACGATGTGCTCGACCGGATGGACGTCCGACGCGATGACGCGTTGTCGTTGCTGGCGGACGACAGCGTGTCGTTCGTCGCGCTGAACCCACCGTTCCACGAGGGGTCCAGCGTCGACGAACAGATCGCGCCTCGGCTCTTCGCCGACGCCGCACGAGCGCTGCGCCCTGGCGGCGAGCTGTGGACGGTGTGGAACTCCCACCTGGACAACCGCGCGCAGCTGGACCGACTGGTGGGATCGACCAGGCAGGTCGCCCGCAACGCGAAGTTCACCATCACCTCGTCCCGGGCCCGCCCCGGGAAGTGA
- a CDS encoding toxin-antitoxin system HicB family antitoxin, with protein sequence MDLSPYVESVRRDLLQAAALGDENTHRTATALAAAVEPSIRLAMMNALAQMAGEITGELQSSGDVTVDVRLEGNEVKVSVSRPVDRESETDRAGSAPDTEGGWGQAMKDAGSELSRTTVRLFQDLKNQAESAASDQGVSLNTYISRAVSESVKGGDKSKQPRRPGNGRSSSGWIRT encoded by the coding sequence ATGGACCTCAGCCCGTACGTCGAATCCGTCCGTCGCGACCTCCTGCAAGCAGCCGCACTGGGCGATGAGAACACCCATCGCACTGCGACAGCACTCGCAGCCGCCGTGGAACCCAGCATCCGGCTCGCCATGATGAACGCGTTGGCCCAGATGGCCGGCGAGATCACCGGCGAACTCCAGTCGTCCGGGGACGTCACGGTCGACGTCCGCCTGGAGGGCAACGAGGTGAAGGTCTCCGTCAGTCGACCGGTGGATCGCGAATCCGAGACCGACCGCGCCGGGTCCGCCCCGGACACCGAGGGCGGCTGGGGACAGGCCATGAAGGATGCCGGGTCAGAGCTCTCCCGCACCACGGTGCGACTTTTCCAGGATCTCAAGAACCAGGCCGAGTCTGCCGCCTCCGACCAGGGTGTCTCGCTCAACACCTACATCTCGCGTGCGGTGTCCGAATCCGTCAAGGGTGGCGACAAGTCCAAGCAGCCCCGTCGCCCGGGTAACGGCCGCTCCAGCAGCGGCTGGATCCGGACCTGA
- a CDS encoding type 1 glutamine amidotransferase: protein MTARALVVQNGRSGGPRRFASWLTEHDIELDVRHPYRGDELPGTLEHDALIMLGGGYLPDDDARAPWLAPVRELVGAALESGTPYLGICLGGQLLAHVGGGEVQGQYGTPEFGSTALTLRPEAASDALFAGVPDDFTAIEHHVDAITRLPAGAVWLASSEACPYQAFRLGDSAWGLQFHPETTPARINTWSQASLDRHGLDRAELHDAAVRDDARAVGIWQQFASRFAARVSGA from the coding sequence GTGACGGCGCGAGCCCTGGTGGTGCAGAACGGTCGCAGCGGCGGTCCGAGGAGGTTCGCGTCCTGGCTCACCGAGCACGACATCGAGTTGGACGTGCGGCATCCGTACCGCGGGGACGAGCTGCCCGGGACGCTCGAGCACGACGCACTGATCATGCTCGGCGGCGGTTACCTGCCCGATGACGACGCCCGGGCACCCTGGCTGGCCCCGGTGCGTGAGCTCGTCGGGGCCGCGCTCGAGTCCGGCACTCCCTACCTGGGGATCTGCCTGGGCGGCCAACTGCTCGCCCACGTCGGTGGCGGCGAGGTGCAGGGTCAGTACGGGACACCGGAGTTCGGCAGCACCGCCCTCACCCTGCGACCGGAAGCGGCGAGCGATGCACTGTTCGCCGGCGTGCCGGACGACTTCACCGCCATCGAGCACCACGTCGACGCCATCACCCGGCTGCCCGCCGGTGCCGTCTGGCTCGCCAGCTCCGAGGCCTGCCCGTACCAGGCGTTCCGGCTGGGCGACTCGGCGTGGGGGCTGCAGTTCCACCCGGAGACCACGCCCGCCCGGATCAACACCTGGAGCCAGGCGTCCCTCGACCGGCACGGGCTCGACCGCGCGGAACTGCATGACGCCGCGGTACGGGACGACGCGCGCGCGGTCGGCATCTGGCAGCAGTTCGCCTCCCGGTTCGCCGCCCGGGTCAGCGGCGCCTGA
- a CDS encoding M20 family metallopeptidase encodes MKDDLIALRREIHADPEIALDLPRTQQRILTALQGLDLEVTLGRHLSSVVAVLRGGARSENAPVVLLRGDMDALPVDERTGHPFASTNGAMHACGHDLHVAGLVGAARILHERRAELPGDVVFMFQPGEEGPGGAAPMIDEGLLDVAGRRVDAAFALHVTSAQHPVGVWFGRPGPLMAAADKCFITVRGKGGHGSAPHTALDPVPVACAIVLGLQSMVTRRFDAFDPVVVTAGKIAAGTKENIIPDTATIDLTVRSFSAAHRDKVQQEIIRVAEGTAAAHAMTAAVDYHREYPVTVNDEAEYAVLRDAVLDLFGAERYVEMPFPEAGSEDFSFVAEQVPSAYIFVSACVGDPAEAADNHSPIADFDDVVVPDAAALLAEVAVRRLGAPAG; translated from the coding sequence ATGAAGGACGACCTGATCGCCCTACGGCGGGAGATCCACGCCGATCCGGAGATCGCGCTCGACCTGCCACGCACCCAACAACGCATCCTGACGGCGTTGCAGGGCCTCGACCTGGAGGTCACCCTCGGGCGTCATCTGAGCTCGGTGGTCGCGGTGCTCCGCGGCGGCGCCCGCTCCGAGAATGCGCCGGTCGTCCTGTTGCGCGGGGACATGGACGCGCTGCCGGTCGACGAGCGGACCGGGCACCCGTTCGCCTCCACCAACGGCGCCATGCACGCCTGCGGCCACGACCTGCACGTCGCCGGCCTCGTCGGCGCCGCACGCATCCTGCACGAGCGCCGCGCCGAGCTGCCGGGCGACGTGGTGTTCATGTTCCAGCCGGGCGAAGAAGGACCCGGCGGAGCCGCCCCGATGATCGACGAAGGACTGCTGGACGTGGCCGGCCGTCGGGTCGATGCTGCCTTCGCGTTGCACGTCACGTCCGCCCAGCACCCGGTCGGCGTCTGGTTCGGACGGCCCGGCCCGCTGATGGCGGCCGCGGACAAGTGCTTCATCACGGTGCGCGGCAAGGGTGGGCACGGATCCGCCCCGCACACGGCCCTCGACCCGGTCCCGGTGGCCTGCGCGATCGTGCTCGGACTGCAGAGCATGGTCACCCGGCGGTTCGACGCCTTCGACCCGGTGGTCGTCACGGCGGGCAAGATCGCGGCCGGTACCAAGGAGAACATCATTCCGGACACCGCCACCATCGACCTCACGGTCCGCTCGTTCTCCGCAGCGCACCGCGACAAGGTGCAGCAGGAGATCATCCGGGTCGCCGAGGGCACCGCGGCCGCCCACGCGATGACCGCCGCCGTCGACTACCACCGGGAGTACCCGGTGACCGTGAACGACGAGGCCGAGTACGCAGTGCTCCGAGACGCCGTCCTCGATCTGTTCGGAGCCGAGCGGTACGTCGAGATGCCGTTCCCCGAGGCCGGATCCGAGGACTTCTCCTTCGTCGCGGAACAGGTGCCCAGCGCCTACATCTTCGTCTCCGCGTGTGTGGGCGACCCGGCGGAAGCCGCGGACAACCACTCGCCGATCGCCGATTTCGACGATGTCGTGGTGCCGGACGCCGCAGCGCTGCTGGCCGAGGTCGCGGTCCGTCGGCTCGGCGCGCCGGCGGGCTGA